A single window of Leishmania infantum JPCM5 genome chromosome 35 DNA harbors:
- a CDS encoding putative reiske iron-sulfur protein precursor, translating to MFRRSFISAFQATRAARVSLVFKQLEGNMPLTKKDKPVDSWSDEFMKPPQSAEMTKKYGRYAKYSDPALCDVDTSDEVVLNTYPEGAPQGRIEATAGVALKDYDASMWDEEFFRKHILKPKLADDMEDRARVTDYALNSAMLGFVILMARYAVLPLWYVGQPAMSMVGQMNIEAEIGELDERQCTTVVWRGKPVFVYRRSARQMKEVMETPLSALKDPETDEARFPDRRDKAVVIAICTHLGCVPIPNEGLFNGFFCPCHGSHYDPSGRIRQGPAPLNLEVPPYRWIDDNTIYMGKL from the coding sequence ATGTTCCGCCGCTCCTTCATTTCGGCCTTTCAGGCCACCCGCGCCGCCCGTGTCTCGCTCGTCTTCAAGCAGCTAGAGGGTAACATGCCCCTGACCAAGAAGGACAAGCCGGTCGACTCGTGGTCGGACGAGTTCATGAAGCCGCCGCAGTCGGCAGAGATGACGAAGAAGTATGGTCGCTATGCCAAGTACTCCGACCCGGCTCTCTGCGACGTGGACACCTCAGATGAGGTCGTGCTGAACACGTACCCGGAGGGAGCTCCGCAGGGCCGCATCgaggccaccgccggcgtggcTCTGAAGGACTACGATGCAAGCATGTGGGACGAGGAGTTCTTTCGCAAGCACATCCTCAAGCCAAAACTCGCCGACGACATGGAGGACCGCGCCCGCGTCACGGACTACGCGCTCAACTCCGCGATGCTCGGCTTTGTGATTCTCATGGCCCGCTacgccgtgctgccgctttGGTACGTTGGGCAGCCCGCCATGTCCATGGTCGGCCAGATGAACATCGAGGCCGAGATCGGCGAGCTCGACGAGCGCCAGTGCACGACGGTCGTGTGGCGTGGCAAGCCCGTTTTCGTGTACCGTCGCTCGGCTCGTCAGATGAAGGAGGTGATGgagacgccgctgtcggcaCTCAAGGACCCTGAAACCGACGAAGCCCGCTTCCCGGACCGCCGCGACAAGGCTGTCGTCATTGCCATCTGCACCCACCTCGGCTGCGTGCCGATCCCCAACGAGGGTCTCTTCAACGGTTTCTTCTGCCCgtgccacggcagccacTACGACCCCTCCGGCCGTATCCGTCAAGGCCCTGCCCCGCTGAACCTTGAGGTGCCGCCGTACCGCTGGATCGATGACAACACAATTTACATGGGTAAGCTGTAA
- a CDS encoding putative metacaspase yields MADLLDILGIGAVASLIPMLANGLLLVDRPKRVDINAGRRLIHTVRPMIPYRAPVPYTGGRVRALFIGINYTGMRNALRGCVNDVSSMLGTLQQISFPISECCILVDDPSFPGFCGMPTRDNIIKHMLWLTGDVRPGDVLFFHFSGHGGQTKATRDSEEKYDQCLIPLDHVKNGSILDDDLFLMLVAPLPSGVRMTCVFDCCHSASMLDLPFSYVAPRVGGGGAREYMQQVRRGNFSNGDVVMFSGCTDSGTSADVQNGGHANGAATLAFTWSLLNTHGFSYLNILLKTREELRKKGRVQVPQLTSSKPIDLYKPFSLFGMITVNASMMHCVPQQYQQRPQSLPPQAMPPPAGYPVHVPPPPQGYYPPPPQGYYPPPQRPGWGLGYPAPGYPAQGIPVQQATLGVSRCPPSQYLPAPPPALYAPPPPGQHGPPQPPPAQYTFSPLPPR; encoded by the coding sequence ATGGCAGACCTTCTTGATATTTTGGGGATAGGGGCCGTCGCCAGTCTGATCCCGATGCTCGCGAACGGTCTTCTCCTGGTTGATCGGCCCAAACGGGTCGACATTAATGCCGGAAGGCGGCTCATTCACACAGTGCGGCCCATGATTCCTTACCGTGCCCCGGTGCCGTACACCGGCGGCCGTGTCCGTGCGCTTTTCATAGGAATCAACTACACAGGTATGCGCAACGCACTGCGTGGCTGCGTCAACGATGTTAGCTCGATGCTGGGTACGCTGCAGCAGATCTCCTTCCCGATTAGCGAGTGCTGCATCCTCGTCGACGACCCGTCGTTCCCCGGCTTCTGCGGCATGCCCACCCGCGACAACATCATCAAACACATGCTGTGGCTGACCGGCGACGTACGCCCCGGTGatgtgcttttttttcactTCTCCGGCCACGGCGGGCAAACCAAGGCGACTCGAGACTCGGAAGAGAAGTACGACCAGTGTCTCATCCCACTCGACCACGTGAAGAACGGCAGCATTCTCGATGATGATCTCTTCCTCATGCTCGTAGCCCCGCTGCCGTCTGGGGTGCGCATGACGTGCGTCTTTGACTGCTGTCACTCAGCTAGCATGCTGGATCTACCCTTCAGCTACGTGGCGCCGAGAgtaggcggcggcggggcacGCGAGTACATGCAACAGGTACGCCGCGGCAACTTCTCGAACGGCGACGTTGTCATGTTCAGCGGGTGCACGGATagcggcaccagcgcagATGTGCAGAACGGCGGCCACGCGAACGGTGCCGCCACTCTCGCCTTCACGTGGTCTCTTCTGAACACGCACGGGTTCTCCTACCTTAATATCCTTCTCAAGACACgagaggagctgcgcaaaAAGGGTCGGgtgcaggtgccgcagctcACGAGCTCGAAGCCGATCGACCTGTACAagcccttctccctcttcggCATGATTACGGTAAACGCTTCCATGATGCATTGCGTGCCGCAGCAGTACCAGCAACGTCCGCAGAGCCTCCCGCCGCAGGCGATGCCGCCTCCGGCGGGTTACCCAGTCCAcgtaccgccgccgccgcaagGCTACtaccctccgccgccgcaagGCTACTaccctccgccgcagcgtccaGGTTGGGGCCTTGGCTACCCAGCGCCGGGATACCCGGCGCAAGGGATaccggtgcagcaggcgacTCTTGGTGTCTCGCGGTGTCCACCATCGCAGTACTTacctgcgcctccgccagcactgtatgcgccacctccacccgGGCAGCACgggccaccgcagccccCGCCAGCCCAGTACACGTTTAGCCCACTCCCGCCTCGCTAA